The Mariprofundus ferrinatatus DNA window TCGGTTTGAAGGGCGTAAGCAAATATCGCAAGCCGGAACTGATTCACGCCATTCAGGTTGCAGAGGGAAACTCTCCCTGCTTCGGCAAGATTTCAGATTGCTGGGAGTTCAACTGTCAGTTTGGCGGTGATTGCCAGTCCTGAACAGGAGAAATCAGAATTGATGTAAAATGTGGGTCCATTGTGGCCCACATTTTATTTATGGGCGGTAGGTAACCTTAGCGGTACAGGTTTCTGAAATCTCAATACGAGAAACTCGAATACGGTCGTTATCAAGTCTGGCACTCATCTCATTATAAAGTTCACGGGCTACGTTTTCGCTGGAAGGGTTGATGGTGTCAAATGGAGGGACATCATTCAGGTTGTAATGATCCCATGGATCAAGGGCCGCTTTCAGTTCGGTTTTCATGATTTTGTAATCAATCCCCAGACCAATCTCATCAAGCTCTTTACATTCAACAAAGAGTTTTACGTGCCAGTTGTGTCCATGCAGGCGAGCACAGTCCCCCGGATAACCGCGCAGGCTGTGTGCAGCTGAAAAGTGGGTCTGGATTGAAAGTTCAAACATGATTGCCTATCTCCGGGCGTTGGGCAGAAGCAGTGCAGCTGATACCGTGCGACCCTCTGCAACTAGAATATTGTAGGTTCGGGCTGCAGATCGGCTGTCCATGCACTCAAATCCGACATGAAAACTGGCGACAAAATCGAGCAGCTCGGCTGAGGGAAAGATGGTCTGGCGTCCTGTTCCGAGAATCAATACCTCAGGGGCAGGCTGCAGAAGGGGGGCAAGGTGATCGGTTGACAGCTCACTAAAGCAATCGGGACCCCAGGGCGCTGAAATTTCATTGCCATGGATATAGAGGCCACTCTGATAGGGTCTCTGGTTAATACTGATCTGGTTATCATCATAACCGGTGAACAGCAGCGTTCCTCCAGGAAGCTGAGGAGAGATATCACCCTTCATCGGTCCGATTCCCTATATCTCTTTACAGCGCTATCGATCAGGGCCTGGCTTCCATCTCTTTGATCTCGGATTCGTTGGACTTGAAACGCGCAGAAAGGGAGAGCATGACTGGACTTGCAACATAGATGGATGAGTAGGTTCCGACCAAAATGCCTGCAATAAGAGCAAATGCAAAGTCATGAATCACTTCGCCACCAAGGAAAAAGAGTGCGAGTACCACCAGCAGAGTGGTGAATGAAGTCATGATGGTACGCGACAGTGTCTGGTTAACCGAGTCATTAACAACCTTGTATTCATCCTCCTGATTTTTACGTTTCCTGTTGGCCGCAAAGTTTTCGCGGATGCGGTCAAATACAACGATCGTATCATTGAGGGAATAACCGATAACGGTAAGCAGGGCTGCAATTACCGGCAGGGAGAACTCCTTACCGGTAAGAGCAAACAGTCCCAGTACAATGGTAATGTCGTGCAGCAGGGCTGCATCAGCGCCGAGCGCAAAACGGAACTCGAAACGGAAGGTGACATAGATCAGAATGGCCAGCATGGAGATCAGTACGGCCATAATGCCCGCACGGGTCAACTCTTCACCCACCTGAGGGCCAACGAATTCAATACGCCGCATCTCAATGGCATCAGCACCAAACTTTTCACCAAGCCCATCGAGGATGCCTGTGCTGATGACAGAAGAGTTCTCCTCTTCCTTGTTCTGAACGCGAATAAGGATCTCTTCAGGGGAGCCAAACTCCTGAATCACGGCATTGCCGTAACCCTTTGGAGAAATCGCATCACGCACATCTGCAATAGCCGGAGCCTTGTCGAACCTTACCTCAACAAGTGTTCCGCCAGTGAAATCGATGCCGAAATTCAGTCCTTTAACGGCCAGCGCTCCCAGTGAAGTGAGCATCATAATGGCCGATATGATCAGGGCAATTTTGCGTTTGCCGATAAAGTCGATGTGGAGGTCGGAACGAATCAGTTGCATATCAGTAGCCTCAGATGCTCAGTTTTTCTATGCGTTTACGCTTTGCTGTTGAGAGCGCGATGATGCTACGGGTAACCATGATAGCAGTGAACATTGATGCGATAATACCTACTGACAGGGTCACCGCGAATCCTTTTACAGGACCTGAACCGAACTGGAACAGCACAATGGCAGCGATCAGAGTAGTGATATTTGCATCAACGATGGTGGATAGCGCCTTGTCATAACCACCGTCAATGGCAGCCAGCGGGGTTTTTCCTAGTCGCAACTCCTCACGGATACGCTCAAAGATCAGCACGTTGGCATCTACTGCCATACCAATGGTCAGCACGATACCGGCAATGCCCGGCAGGGTCAGGGTGCCGCCGATAATGCTCATGGCAGCCAGAATAAGCAGCATGTTAAAGGCCAGTGCCACATTGGCGACCATACCGAACATGCGGTAGTAAACGGCCATGAAAATCAGTACAAGGATGGAGCCGATAATGACTGAGTTCATGCCCTGATCGATGGAGTCCTGACCGAGGCTCGGGCCGATCGAACGTTCTTCAACCACTTTCACAGGAGCGGGCAGGGCACCTGCACGCAGAACAATAGCAAGATCATGCGCTTCCTCGGGAGAGAAGCTGCCGGTAATCTGGGCCGATCCGCCTGCAATGCGCTCCCGAATAACCGGGGCTGAGTTGACTACACCTTCGAGGATAATGGCAAAGCGTTCACCCACATGCGCGGCAGTCAGTTTATCGAACTTGCGCGCACCCTTGCTGTTGAATTTCAGCGTTACCGCGTACTCATTAAAGCGGGAGTCGATCGAAACGCGTGCATCGGCGATCTCGTTGCCTGACAGCTCTGTATGTCTTTTCAGCAGATAGGGCTGGCGAAAGCTTTTGCCGTTTCTGGTCTGCTCCGGGCCATACATGATGATATCGCCAGGAGGAATCTGGCCGGAGAGTGCCTTGTCAAGATCACCCTTCTCATCAACCAGCTTGAATTCAAGCTGGGCAGTACGGCCGATCAGCTGCTTGGCATGGGTAGTGTCCTCGTAACCAGGGATCTGGACCAGAATGCGGTGCTCGCCCTGCTTGATGATAACCGGCTCTGTGGTGCCCAGTGCATCAATTCGGCCGCGGATCACTTCGATCGCCTGATCTACTGCAAAGTTCCGAATCTCCTTTGCGGAAGCCTGTTTCAGGTTTAGGACAAAGGTGTTGTCTGCCGGGTTGGTGATATCATAAGTGGAGAAGTTTTCTGCCAGAATCTTTCTGGCTGCATCCACTTCCGTAGCCTCTTTAACCACAACGGTCATGCTGCTGGCTTCGGTGGTAAGGCTGCTGTAACGGATGCGCTCCTTTCGAAGCGCCTGTCTGGCTGTGTCGATATCCTCTTCAACACTGTGGGATACGGCTTTATCCACATCTACATCCAGTACCAGATGGATGCCGCCTTTCAGATCAAGGCCAAGGCTCATCGGGTTGCTCAGTGCGGACGGCCACCAGGATGGAGGTGTGGTGAGATTGGGCAGTGATCCCATCAGGGATACCGCCAGTACGGCCAGAATCAGCCAGTATTTCCAGCGCGGAAAGCTATGCATGGATAATATCCTTACTCTTTATCAGTTTTTTCTTTTACAGGTGCGGTTTCGGCTAGGCCTGCAACAGTGTCGCGTTTGACTGAAATCACAACGCCGTCTGCGATTTCAACTTTCAGGACATCATCTTTTACGGCTGTGATCTTGCCGTAGACGCCACCACCGGTCATCACCTTGTCGCCCTTGCTCAGCGAGTCAACCATGCTGCGGTGATCCTTGAGTTTCTTCTGCTGCGGACGGATGAGCAGGAAGTAAAAGATCACCATAATCAGCAGAAGTGGAATCAGAGAGGCAAAACCGCCGTCTGAGGGAGCCGCTTCGGCGTATGCCGGAGTAATGATGCTCATCGCAGCGGCAGCAGATGCGAAAGAGAAAGTGAAAGCTGTTTTCATGATAGGTAAATCTCCTGAATTCAATGGGCGGTGATTATGCTTCACCGCGGTAGCGTTGTAAAAAGTTGTCACGGAATTCGGGCCAATTCCCCTCAATCAGCGCGTTTCTGGCCCGAGACATGAGATGGCAATAGTAGTGAAGATTGTGCAAAGTATTCAACCTTGAACTTAAAATCTCTTTCGACATGTAAAGATGACGCAGGTAAGCACGGGAAAAGTGTTTGCAGGTATAGCAGTTACACTCTTCCATGATCGGACGTTCGTCTTCGGCATGTTTCAGGTTTTTGATGTTGATCTTGCCGTCATCTGTGAAAATTGTGCCGTTGCGTGCGTTTCTGGTTGGCATCACGCAGTCGAACATGTCGATGCCACGGTCGATGCCCTCGATCAGGTCATCAGGCGTACCTACGCCCATCACATAATGGGGTTTATGCTCAGGGAGGTGTGGGGCGAGGGCATCCATCATCGCCATCATCTCCTTCTTGGGCTCGCCGACAGAGAGGCCGCCGATGGCTATGCCCTCGAAATCGATTGCGGAAATCGCCTTAAGGCTCTCCAGTCGAAGTTCTGGGTACATACCCCCCTGTACGATGCCGAAAAGCGCTTGAGAATCATTTACGGGCAGGTGTTCGCGGCATTCAGCTGCCCAGCGCATGGATAGCTGCATCGAATCGTTAGCTTCGTTCCATGTGGCAGGGTACGGGGTACACTCGTCAAAGGCCATTACGATATCACTACCCAGTTTGCGCTGGATATCCATGCTCTCTTTCGGCCCTAGAAACACTTCCCGCCCGTCGATATGAGAGCGGAACCTTACGCCGTGCTCTTCGATCTTGCGCAACTCTCCCAGCGACCAGACCTGAAAACCACCGGAGTCGGTAAGGATCGGCCGTTCCCATGCCATGAATTTGTGCAGGCCACCCAGACGCTCAACCAGGTCGGCACCAGGCCGCAACATCAAGTGATAGGTATTACCCAGGATAATACTGGCCTTGATATCGTCTGTGAGATCGGCTGGCGTCAGGCTTTTTACGGTTGCCTGGGTTCCGACCGGCATGAATACCGGCGTTTCAACAACGCCATGCGGCAACTCTATGCGGCCTGCACGGGCATAGCTGTTTGCATCTCTGGCAAGGATTTTAAAGGAGAGCGCTGACATGGCAGCGCAGACTGACGTTGTGTCTGTTTCCCAGCAAGCAGCTATTTATCTGGCTCTGTTTGGGTCCTCTGGCGGATGAAGGTCTTTGGCACGCTTGTGCTCTTTACCTCTCTTGCCCAAAGCTCCGACACGGATAGCTAGCAGAACGACTATATAGAGGATGACGCAGGAGAACAGTGTCAAGTCGATCAGCCCCAGAAAGGCATAATGTTCGTCTGTCAGCTCCCTGCCACTTGCATCCATAAGGTGCATCCAGGCGAACTGGCAAAAGAGGATCAGGGCAAACATGCTGGCGAGTTTTGTGGCCTTCATGGTGATAACGAGTACGGCATCGATGCGACGAGCTTCACGTGTGTGATTTTTCCTGAAATAGCTGTGCCAGCTAAATTTACGATGTTCATGTTCAGGTATCTGCTCATTCAGGCGCGGATGAATTACACTGTGGGAGTGGTATATCGCACGTGCCATACCGAAATATATTAGGATGAAAACCACGTAAGCGGTTGTAATGGCGATGGTTCCCCACATCAGGATTGGTAGTGCCGTGTCGGCAAGTTCAGCCAGGGCTATGCCTTCCTGATGGTGTGCTTTTCCCAGCCATATGAAAAAAATGGCAGCAACAGCAAAACTGGCGAACCAGATGATGTTCTGGATGGTTCGGAAGCGGTTAACTCGTGCTCGAACGGCACCGTCTTCATGCTCAAAAATTTTCATTGCGGCAACGGTTTGATCGCTCATATCAACCCCTTTGAATCATACGTATAATAGAATTACGACAAATATCGCCTTATTATATTAGCATGTTCTAATGCGTCAAGTTTTTATCCGTAAGTATATTGGGGGGATTATCCTGTGTGGACATGGCGCTGCACTGCTGCCAACTTTATTGCATGATTGAGTTCCCTGATCCTTCACAGGCCAATGAAGAGGGGTTGCTGGCCGTAGGTGGCAACCTCAACCCTGAAACACTGATGGCGGCATACTCAAAGGGGATTTTCCCCTGGTATGGCGAAGGTCAACCGATTCTATGGTGGTCGCCGGATCCTCGCATGGTTCTTTTTCCTTCTGAATTTCACTGCTCGAGACGATTGGCTCGCCGAATGCGTCAAGGGTCATACACCGTTTCATTCGACAGGGCAT harbors:
- a CDS encoding Rho termination factor N-terminal domain-containing protein translates to MAAKNTVTKKELLEKASGIGLKGVSKYRKPELIHAIQVAEGNSPCFGKISDCWEFNCQFGGDCQS
- the queD gene encoding 6-carboxytetrahydropterin synthase QueD, whose translation is MFELSIQTHFSAAHSLRGYPGDCARLHGHNWHVKLFVECKELDEIGLGIDYKIMKTELKAALDPWDHYNLNDVPPFDTINPSSENVARELYNEMSARLDNDRIRVSRIEISETCTAKVTYRP
- a CDS encoding Mth938-like domain-containing protein gives rise to the protein MKGDISPQLPGGTLLFTGYDDNQISINQRPYQSGLYIHGNEISAPWGPDCFSELSTDHLAPLLQPAPEVLILGTGRQTIFPSAELLDFVASFHVGFECMDSRSAARTYNILVAEGRTVSAALLLPNARR
- the secF gene encoding protein translocase subunit SecF, which encodes MQLIRSDLHIDFIGKRKIALIISAIMMLTSLGALAVKGLNFGIDFTGGTLVEVRFDKAPAIADVRDAISPKGYGNAVIQEFGSPEEILIRVQNKEEENSSVISTGILDGLGEKFGADAIEMRRIEFVGPQVGEELTRAGIMAVLISMLAILIYVTFRFEFRFALGADAALLHDITIVLGLFALTGKEFSLPVIAALLTVIGYSLNDTIVVFDRIRENFAANRKRKNQEDEYKVVNDSVNQTLSRTIMTSFTTLLVVLALFFLGGEVIHDFAFALIAGILVGTYSSIYVASPVMLSLSARFKSNESEIKEMEARP
- the secD gene encoding protein translocase subunit SecD, which encodes MHSFPRWKYWLILAVLAVSLMGSLPNLTTPPSWWPSALSNPMSLGLDLKGGIHLVLDVDVDKAVSHSVEEDIDTARQALRKERIRYSSLTTEASSMTVVVKEATEVDAARKILAENFSTYDITNPADNTFVLNLKQASAKEIRNFAVDQAIEVIRGRIDALGTTEPVIIKQGEHRILVQIPGYEDTTHAKQLIGRTAQLEFKLVDEKGDLDKALSGQIPPGDIIMYGPEQTRNGKSFRQPYLLKRHTELSGNEIADARVSIDSRFNEYAVTLKFNSKGARKFDKLTAAHVGERFAIILEGVVNSAPVIRERIAGGSAQITGSFSPEEAHDLAIVLRAGALPAPVKVVEERSIGPSLGQDSIDQGMNSVIIGSILVLIFMAVYYRMFGMVANVALAFNMLLILAAMSIIGGTLTLPGIAGIVLTIGMAVDANVLIFERIREELRLGKTPLAAIDGGYDKALSTIVDANITTLIAAIVLFQFGSGPVKGFAVTLSVGIIASMFTAIMVTRSIIALSTAKRKRIEKLSI
- the yajC gene encoding preprotein translocase subunit YajC, giving the protein MKTAFTFSFASAAAAMSIITPAYAEAAPSDGGFASLIPLLLIMVIFYFLLIRPQQKKLKDHRSMVDSLSKGDKVMTGGGVYGKITAVKDDVLKVEIADGVVISVKRDTVAGLAETAPVKEKTDKE
- the tgt gene encoding tRNA guanosine(34) transglycosylase Tgt, coding for MSALSFKILARDANSYARAGRIELPHGVVETPVFMPVGTQATVKSLTPADLTDDIKASIILGNTYHLMLRPGADLVERLGGLHKFMAWERPILTDSGGFQVWSLGELRKIEEHGVRFRSHIDGREVFLGPKESMDIQRKLGSDIVMAFDECTPYPATWNEANDSMQLSMRWAAECREHLPVNDSQALFGIVQGGMYPELRLESLKAISAIDFEGIAIGGLSVGEPKKEMMAMMDALAPHLPEHKPHYVMGVGTPDDLIEGIDRGIDMFDCVMPTRNARNGTIFTDDGKINIKNLKHAEDERPIMEECNCYTCKHFSRAYLRHLYMSKEILSSRLNTLHNLHYYCHLMSRARNALIEGNWPEFRDNFLQRYRGEA